The following is a genomic window from Gavia stellata isolate bGavSte3 chromosome 3, bGavSte3.hap2, whole genome shotgun sequence.
GATTCACGTAAAACAAACAACAATGCATTGCTATTGCTCTGGCCTCTggcagctgaaaacaaaatttaatcTCCACAATAACCTTTCAAGCAGACACACGGCTTCTCCTACAGGCGTCAAACCAAAGAGTTTCCATTAAAGGGTATTATGAAGGGCTGGGTTTTAATAAATActtccttattttcttccttatactCGATTTTCCGTAAAATTTATCCTGACTCTGCCACTAGGCACTCGCTGCAGAAtgacttttctttcagtaataTGTTGTACTTGCAAATAACCACCCTTTCCATTTATGAAATCTGGGCTGCTTATTGCAGGTAACCCCTGCTGATCTTCcattatcagaaaaaaatatttttgttgctgagGGACAAGGGAATAACGCGTACACATAAACCATGTTTTGTGTACtactcatttttgttttaaataagtaaaataaaagacCAAAATGTACTCACCTGCTTTGTTTATATCAAGCTCTGATAACTTTAAGGCTAGTTCACTGGAGTTCCCACCCGGAGAGGACACAAGTATGTCATGTAACGCATTTCTTCTACCTGTTCTTCCTGAAGCAATGAAGTCTGCATAAGTAGATTCCACATCAGTCATTGCTAACAAATATCCACATAGCAGTACCtggacaggagaaaaaaagaacaccacttaaaacaccagaaaaacagATGACGTTATGGAACGTGAATAGAAGAACTAGAGGGTCCTCATTTTGGAGTAGATTGGCTATGCAGTAAGCAGCAAAAGATGATGCCTCAATCTCAAAATTTGGAGACATTAGAGAAGAAACAGAGTAGAAGAAACAGAGTAGAAAGCATAAAAGATGTGTGGATTTTATGCAATCTGTATtcaacagtattttaaacaacttcatttttcatactTCACAAAGTGCTAGTGAGTACTTTATAAAAGCAATGACCTCAGCAACATAATTTCTTTATAGAGATGTCTCTGGTTTTAATATTAGCTGGGAAGTAGGAGGTAGGTAGGGGGTGGAAGAAAGTTCTTTTCTGCACCAAATGCAGAGCGTAAGGAGTAAGAAAGTACAAATCGATAATGCTTTTGCATGCAGAACACCATGCTCAAACACAGGCACAGCtatgttttgtgtattttcctttctgttagaATGATTAGTTTTGGCATTTGTATATAGAACTCTTCAGACTCAACTAATTTATTTTGGTGTGGTAGTTGCACCAAAGTGAATGCATTACCATAAAGTCATTGAAATTAGTGGAGACATGCTAACAGAGCAAGCAGAATAGTTAAACTACAATGCAGAGGTTAACAAGCAATGCTCTGTAAGCTAGATATAAACTCAGAACTTCTTCTCactagaaaataattatttctcatGTTATTATGGAATAATGTGATGATATGCATTAATGTAAA
Proteins encoded in this region:
- the PKIA gene encoding cAMP-dependent protein kinase inhibitor alpha, with translation MTDVESTYADFIASGRTGRRNALHDILVSSPGGNSSELALKLSELDINKAEGEGDAQRNPSEQTGEAQGEAAKQES